A genomic region of Caldalkalibacillus thermarum contains the following coding sequences:
- a CDS encoding cobyric acid synthase: MASRSKNVSRGTALPLMFQGTGSDVGKSVLVTAFCRLFARQGYRTAPFKSQNMALNSYVTVDGKEIGRAQGVQAEAAGVTATTDMNPILIKPSREAEAQIVVHGRPFKNMKAGEYRTSFFEQGLAVIQEAYARLARQYERIVIEGAGSPAEINLNDRELVNMRVARMADAPVILVADIERGGVFANLVGTLQLLEPEDRERVIGVIINKFRGDLSLLKPGLDWFEGYTGKPVLGVLPYIHGLWIEAEDSVVLSRFKPDHKQDNVLDIAVVKLPMISNFTDLDPFMAETDCQVRYVTAARELGQPDLIILPGSKNTIEDLLFVKKSGLANRIKQLVGEGKSVVFGICGGYQILGRSIADPDHVETDLQEAEGLGLLPLVTRLTRTKTTVRSRGRLTFGRQTFAVSGYEIHMGQSQVFAQQGHVSPLIQVEHRSGCTGKDGEGQKVISAQAVPCRSAPWTDGLITADGAVMGTYFHGIFHNDAFRWALLDHLRLKKGWAPLSERVSYLSLREQAFDVLADEVKKHVQVERIEALMQSYHTRRNGQCKQA; the protein is encoded by the coding sequence ATGGCTAGCCGTTCAAAAAACGTTTCCCGCGGCACGGCCCTGCCTTTGATGTTTCAGGGGACGGGTTCTGATGTGGGCAAAAGCGTCCTGGTCACGGCCTTCTGCCGCCTGTTTGCCCGGCAGGGGTACCGGACGGCTCCCTTTAAATCCCAAAACATGGCCCTCAATTCTTATGTCACCGTGGACGGCAAGGAAATTGGGCGTGCCCAGGGGGTGCAGGCAGAGGCGGCGGGGGTGACTGCCACCACCGACATGAATCCCATTCTAATCAAGCCTTCCAGGGAAGCGGAAGCTCAGATCGTGGTCCATGGCCGGCCGTTCAAGAATATGAAGGCGGGGGAGTATCGCACCTCGTTTTTTGAACAGGGCCTGGCCGTGATCCAAGAAGCGTATGCCCGGCTGGCCCGGCAGTATGAGCGCATTGTCATTGAAGGAGCAGGAAGCCCGGCTGAAATTAACCTGAATGACCGGGAGCTGGTCAATATGCGGGTGGCCAGGATGGCCGATGCGCCAGTGATTTTAGTGGCTGACATTGAGCGTGGCGGGGTGTTTGCCAATCTGGTCGGGACCCTCCAACTTTTGGAACCGGAAGACCGGGAACGGGTCATCGGGGTGATTATTAATAAGTTCCGGGGCGATCTCAGCTTGCTCAAGCCGGGACTGGACTGGTTTGAAGGCTATACGGGCAAGCCGGTGCTGGGGGTGCTGCCGTATATTCACGGGTTATGGATTGAGGCAGAGGATTCGGTGGTGCTCAGTCGTTTTAAACCGGACCACAAGCAGGACAACGTTTTGGATATTGCGGTAGTCAAGCTGCCCATGATCAGCAATTTTACAGACCTGGATCCGTTCATGGCGGAAACAGACTGCCAGGTTCGGTATGTGACGGCGGCCCGGGAGCTGGGGCAACCGGATTTGATCATTTTGCCTGGCAGCAAAAACACCATTGAAGATTTACTTTTTGTCAAAAAGTCAGGTCTGGCCAACAGGATCAAGCAACTGGTCGGCGAGGGAAAAAGTGTGGTGTTTGGCATTTGCGGCGGGTACCAGATACTGGGCCGCTCCATTGCCGATCCCGATCACGTGGAGACTGACCTGCAAGAAGCGGAAGGTTTGGGCCTCTTACCCCTTGTCACCCGCCTGACCCGGACCAAAACCACCGTCCGCTCAAGGGGGCGGTTAACCTTTGGCAGGCAAACGTTTGCGGTCAGCGGCTATGAGATTCACATGGGCCAGTCCCAGGTGTTTGCCCAACAGGGACATGTTTCACCCTTGATTCAAGTGGAGCACAGGAGTGGCTGCACCGGGAAGGATGGGGAAGGTCAAAAGGTGATCTCAGCACAAGCTGTCCCCTGCAGAAGTGCCCCATGGACGGACGGCCTCATCACAGCTGACGGTGCGGTGATGGGAACCTATTTTCATGGCATTTTCCATAATGATGCCTTCCGCTGGGCCTTGTTAGACCATTTGCGGCTCAAAAAAGGATGGGCACCGCTCAGCGAGCGTGTCTCCTACTTGAGCCTGCGTGAACAAGCCTTTGATGTGCTCGCTGACGAAGTTAAAAAACATGTGCAGGTGGAACGGATAGAAGCGTTGATGCAAAGCTATCACACAAGGAGAAACGGACAATGCAAGCAAGCCTGA
- the cbiE gene encoding precorrin-6y C5,15-methyltransferase (decarboxylating) subunit CbiE: protein MTGAIKVIGIGDDGRRSLLPQYERWIEESQVLVGGKRHLAFFPDYQGEKVEIAGGLKDVVQRLKEETRPTVVLASGDPLFYGIGGYLAKHMPVEVYPNLSSLQLAFARMGESWQDAYIHSVHGRPLTGLAQRIDGRHKVVLLTDETNSPRAIGAYLKKFGMTEYKAFVAENLGGEEERTGWYTLDEMMEQTFSPLNVVVLKRSGSSPQWPLGIDDEAFAQRKPDKGLITKKEVRVLSLAQLALRTDSVVWDIGTCTGSVAIEAARLAREGAVYAIEKNEGDLELCRRNMLTFRTDFVLKHGKAPEGLEDFPDPDAIFIGGTGGNLDVLLNTCASRLKPDGTIVLNAATIETLSQALSVFKALGFATQVTQVQVSRSKPILNMNRFEALNPVFILRAYREGSDKT, encoded by the coding sequence ATGACAGGTGCCATTAAGGTGATCGGCATTGGGGATGACGGCAGGCGGAGTTTGCTTCCCCAATATGAACGCTGGATTGAAGAGAGTCAGGTCCTGGTTGGGGGAAAGCGGCATTTAGCGTTTTTTCCAGATTACCAAGGAGAAAAAGTGGAGATTGCCGGCGGGTTGAAAGACGTGGTCCAGCGCTTGAAGGAAGAAACCCGTCCCACGGTGGTATTAGCCTCTGGAGATCCATTGTTCTACGGCATTGGGGGCTATCTGGCCAAACACATGCCCGTTGAAGTGTATCCCAACCTCAGCTCGTTGCAACTGGCTTTTGCACGTATGGGTGAAAGCTGGCAAGATGCTTATATCCACAGTGTGCACGGCCGTCCGCTGACCGGTCTGGCCCAGCGGATTGACGGACGCCACAAAGTGGTGTTGCTGACGGATGAGACCAACAGTCCGCGGGCGATTGGCGCCTATCTCAAAAAGTTTGGCATGACCGAGTACAAAGCGTTTGTCGCCGAAAACTTAGGTGGAGAAGAAGAACGCACAGGCTGGTACACATTGGACGAGATGATGGAGCAAACGTTTTCTCCTCTTAATGTTGTGGTTTTAAAGCGGTCAGGTTCTTCGCCCCAATGGCCGCTGGGCATCGATGATGAAGCTTTTGCCCAGCGCAAACCCGATAAAGGCCTGATTACAAAGAAGGAAGTGCGTGTGCTCAGCTTAGCCCAGTTAGCTTTAAGAACGGACAGTGTGGTGTGGGACATTGGCACCTGCACGGGATCCGTGGCCATTGAGGCAGCTCGGCTGGCCCGTGAAGGTGCCGTCTATGCCATTGAAAAAAATGAAGGCGATCTGGAACTGTGCCGGCGCAACATGTTGACCTTCCGGACCGATTTTGTTTTAAAACATGGCAAGGCACCCGAAGGGTTAGAGGATTTTCCCGATCCCGACGCCATTTTCATCGGGGGAACAGGGGGCAATTTGGACGTTTTGCTGAACACCTGTGCCAGCCGGCTCAAACCTGACGGAACGATCGTGTTGAATGCCGCCACCATTGAAACCTTGTCCCAAGCCTTGTCTGTCTTTAAAGCACTGGGGTTTGCCACCCAGGTGACACAGGTGCAAGTGTCCAGGAGCAAACCGATCCTTAACATGAACCGCTTTGAAGCCCTTAATCCAGTGTTTATTCTCCGGGCTTACAGGGAAGGGAGCGACAAGACATGA
- a CDS encoding cobalt-precorrin-5B (C(1))-methyltransferase gives MRCGYTTGACATAAAKAALTALLTQQYQQEATIRLPIGQETTFQMAHCHFSPQQATAGTIKDAGDDPDVTHGALIEATVSWLAEPGIVLDGGQGVGRVTKPGLPVPVGEAAINPVPRKMIMDTVREVLEQHGVSRGVKVVISVPEGEKIAEKTLNPRLGIIGGISILGTRGIVVPFSTAAYKASVAQAIKVARTNGCDHLVLTTGGRSEKHAMGLYPDLPEEAFIEMGDFVGFALKQCKRQGIGRVSLAGMMGKFSKAAQGVMMVHSKSAPVDFNFLAELAEESGAPAEVVETVRQANTAAEVGNLMHELGYSRFFEKLCQACCRAGLKEVDGGIELETVIFTFKGVLLGRAVINDRCH, from the coding sequence ATGCGCTGCGGCTACACCACCGGAGCGTGTGCCACGGCAGCGGCCAAGGCCGCTTTAACCGCTTTGTTGACCCAACAATATCAACAGGAAGCGACGATTCGGCTGCCCATCGGCCAAGAGACCACCTTTCAGATGGCCCACTGCCACTTTTCGCCCCAGCAGGCGACGGCCGGAACGATTAAAGATGCCGGGGATGATCCGGATGTGACGCATGGGGCCCTGATTGAGGCCACAGTCAGCTGGCTGGCTGAGCCGGGGATTGTGCTGGACGGCGGTCAAGGTGTGGGCAGAGTCACCAAACCAGGCTTGCCTGTTCCAGTGGGGGAGGCGGCGATTAATCCGGTGCCCCGCAAAATGATCATGGACACGGTGCGGGAGGTGTTGGAGCAACACGGCGTTTCCCGGGGAGTCAAAGTGGTGATTTCGGTTCCCGAAGGGGAAAAAATCGCGGAAAAAACTTTAAATCCCCGCCTGGGGATCATCGGCGGCATCTCCATTTTAGGGACGCGGGGCATTGTGGTTCCCTTTTCCACCGCCGCATACAAAGCCAGTGTGGCCCAGGCCATCAAAGTAGCCCGCACCAACGGATGTGATCACTTGGTGTTAACCACGGGAGGGCGCAGTGAAAAACACGCCATGGGGTTATATCCTGATCTGCCTGAGGAGGCGTTTATCGAAATGGGGGACTTTGTCGGTTTTGCCCTTAAGCAATGCAAACGGCAAGGGATTGGGCGCGTCTCCCTGGCCGGAATGATGGGTAAATTTTCCAAAGCCGCCCAGGGCGTGATGATGGTCCATTCCAAGAGTGCTCCGGTTGACTTCAATTTTTTAGCTGAACTGGCGGAAGAAAGCGGGGCCCCGGCAGAGGTGGTTGAAACTGTGCGACAGGCTAATACAGCTGCCGAAGTGGGCAATCTGATGCATGAACTTGGGTACTCCCGCTTTTTTGAAAAGCTGTGCCAGGCTTGTTGCCGTGCCGGATTAAAAGAGGTTGACGGAGGGATTGAGTTGGAAACGGTCATTTTTACCTTTAAAGGTGTTTTGCTAGGAAGGGCGGTTATCAATGACAGGTGCCATTAA
- a CDS encoding cobalt-precorrin 5A hydrolase — translation MAKGVFAVVAITKHGVGMARELGKLMPQTDVYYMSKFEQGDEGEKGIQLFDGSVRLLLPALFQTYRGLVLIISLGAVVRMIAPLLKDKKTDPAVVVVDDKGQFAISVLSGHLGGANALTREVASCLGATPVVTTASDVQQTIAVDLFGRQFGWEWESPEKLTPVSAAVVNEEQVAVVQESGERNWWTYERPLPSNIHVFDSISEALDMNPQAALVVTHRMLSPDEEVILENGVLYRPKVIVLGVGCNRGTSAEEIESVIKETLAELKFSIKSVKALCTIDLKKDEPGLLAVVEKYGWEFVTYSPQTLNSVPIEQPSEAVYKYTGAYGVSEPAVKVYTGVNQLDLVKKKSGNVTISVGRLRHS, via the coding sequence ATGGCCAAAGGGGTTTTTGCTGTCGTGGCCATTACCAAGCACGGCGTGGGCATGGCCAGAGAACTGGGCAAGCTCATGCCCCAAACCGATGTGTATTACATGTCCAAATTTGAACAGGGGGACGAAGGGGAAAAAGGCATCCAGCTGTTTGACGGCAGTGTCCGCCTGCTCTTGCCCGCTTTATTCCAAACCTACAGAGGCCTAGTATTAATCATTTCCCTGGGCGCCGTGGTGCGGATGATTGCGCCACTATTGAAGGACAAAAAAACGGACCCGGCGGTTGTTGTTGTCGATGATAAAGGCCAGTTTGCCATCAGTGTGCTTTCCGGGCATCTGGGGGGAGCCAACGCCCTGACCCGGGAGGTGGCGTCTTGTCTGGGAGCGACCCCGGTGGTGACCACCGCGTCCGATGTGCAACAAACCATTGCTGTGGATCTGTTTGGGCGCCAGTTTGGCTGGGAATGGGAATCGCCCGAGAAGCTGACGCCGGTCAGCGCAGCGGTGGTGAATGAAGAGCAGGTGGCGGTGGTGCAAGAATCAGGGGAGCGGAACTGGTGGACGTATGAACGTCCTTTGCCGTCCAACATTCACGTGTTTGATTCCATCAGCGAAGCCTTGGACATGAACCCGCAAGCGGCCCTGGTGGTGACACACCGTATGCTCAGCCCGGATGAAGAGGTCATTTTGGAGAACGGGGTGTTGTACCGGCCCAAAGTGATCGTCTTAGGCGTGGGGTGTAACAGAGGGACCAGCGCGGAAGAAATCGAATCTGTCATTAAGGAAACGCTGGCAGAATTGAAGTTTTCCATTAAAAGTGTGAAAGCCTTATGCACCATCGATTTAAAAAAGGATGAGCCGGGGCTCTTAGCGGTTGTGGAAAAATACGGCTGGGAGTTTGTCACCTACAGTCCGCAGACATTGAACTCAGTTCCTATTGAACAACCTTCAGAGGCGGTGTACAAGTACACCGGAGCATATGGCGTCAGTGAACCGGCGGTCAAAGTGTACACTGGTGTCAACCAGTTGGATCTGGTGAAGAAAAAATCGGGCAATGTGACCATCTCCGTTGGCCGTCTCCGCCATTCCTGA
- the cobI gene encoding precorrin-2 C(20)-methyltransferase yields MNKVGTLYGVGVGPGDPELITVKAFRILQQVPVIAYPKKRKGSKSYAHRIAEAFIPAGEKEQVGLVFPMTKDQNILEREWNNTTATLWEYLRRGQDVAFVTEGDPLLYSTFIHMKRVMQEQYPEVKIQAVPGISSINGAAARLGIDLADGDERVAIVPATHDREAMRKVLEENDCVVFLKVAKVLDLLLSVLDELDLRRNASVVTKVTSDEEVIWDVDRLDGLELEYLTLMVVRKR; encoded by the coding sequence ATGAACAAGGTAGGGACGTTGTATGGTGTCGGAGTGGGACCGGGCGATCCGGAACTGATTACCGTTAAAGCTTTTCGCATTTTGCAGCAGGTGCCCGTGATTGCCTATCCCAAAAAAAGAAAAGGAAGCAAAAGCTACGCCCACCGGATTGCTGAAGCGTTCATTCCAGCTGGGGAAAAGGAGCAGGTGGGCCTGGTCTTTCCCATGACCAAAGACCAAAACATCCTGGAACGGGAGTGGAACAACACTACAGCCACCCTGTGGGAATATCTCCGGCGGGGGCAAGATGTGGCTTTTGTCACCGAAGGGGATCCCCTGCTGTACAGCACGTTTATTCATATGAAACGGGTGATGCAAGAACAGTATCCTGAAGTGAAGATCCAAGCGGTGCCTGGCATCTCCTCCATCAATGGCGCCGCCGCGCGATTGGGGATCGATTTGGCCGATGGGGATGAGCGGGTGGCCATCGTCCCTGCCACACATGACCGGGAAGCAATGCGCAAGGTGCTGGAGGAGAACGATTGTGTGGTTTTCTTGAAAGTGGCCAAGGTACTGGATTTGCTCTTGTCTGTGCTGGATGAACTTGACCTGCGCCGCAATGCTTCCGTGGTGACCAAAGTGACCTCAGACGAAGAGGTCATTTGGGATGTGGACAGATTAGACGGGCTGGAACTGGAGTATTTAACGCTCATGGTGGTGAGAAAAAGGTGA
- the cobK gene encoding precorrin-6A reductase, whose protein sequence is MIFMLAGTSDARELALAIKAAGYRVLTSVVTGNAAKRLSEAGLEVHVGRLTAEEMVKVIKGHGCRVVVDGSHPYAEQASQNAVQAARKANIPYIRYEREQQHFEHPHIIWVDNYKQAAEAAAQKKGVIMLTTGSKTVDIFARRLLGIPEVTLVVRLLPRKENMEKCEQLGIEQRHIVAMQGPFSKALNLALYDHYDVNVMVTKESGKAGAVDEKVEAALEKGIEVIMIKRPKVDYGVCYHTYGEVLQHLKQLDVQPVEV, encoded by the coding sequence TTGATTTTCATGCTGGCTGGCACGAGTGATGCACGGGAATTGGCCTTGGCTATCAAGGCGGCAGGGTACCGGGTCTTAACTTCGGTGGTGACCGGCAATGCCGCCAAAAGGCTGAGTGAAGCGGGGCTCGAGGTGCATGTTGGCCGTCTGACGGCAGAAGAGATGGTCAAAGTGATAAAAGGCCACGGCTGCCGGGTTGTGGTGGACGGCAGCCATCCCTATGCCGAGCAAGCCTCACAAAATGCTGTCCAGGCGGCGAGAAAAGCCAACATTCCCTATATACGTTATGAGCGGGAGCAGCAACACTTTGAGCATCCTCATATTATCTGGGTTGATAATTACAAACAAGCCGCTGAAGCAGCCGCTCAAAAAAAGGGGGTTATCATGCTCACCACCGGGAGCAAAACAGTGGATATCTTTGCCCGCCGGCTGCTGGGGATTCCTGAGGTAACGCTTGTGGTCCGTTTGCTGCCCCGCAAGGAAAATATGGAAAAGTGTGAACAGCTGGGCATCGAACAGCGGCACATCGTGGCCATGCAGGGGCCCTTTTCCAAAGCGTTAAACCTAGCCTTGTATGACCATTATGACGTCAATGTGATGGTCACCAAGGAAAGCGGCAAGGCGGGAGCGGTGGATGAAAAGGTGGAGGCTGCCCTTGAAAAAGGGATAGAGGTGATTATGATCAAACGCCCCAAAGTGGACTATGGAGTGTGCTATCACACCTACGGGGAAGTTTTGCAGCACCTGAAACAGTTAGATGTCCAGCCTGTTGAGGTATAA
- the cobM gene encoding precorrin-4 C(11)-methyltransferase yields the protein MKVYIIGAGPGDPELITVKGLNILRRADVVMYTDSLVSERLIAEAKPEAEVIKSAGLTLEEMMAMMIDAVRQGKVVARIHTGDPAVFGAVMEQIIRLKQNGIPYEIIPGVSSVFAAAAALGAELTIPELTQTVILTRTEGRTPMPEREKLKDLARHHCTLALFLSATLAKKVVQELKEAGWRDETPVAVVYKASWPDQKVIRTNLRDLPEAMRRAGVRSQAMILAGWALEPDHERLAAYRSKLYDPAFTHGYRQGVKQ from the coding sequence GTGAAAGTGTACATTATTGGCGCCGGGCCTGGAGATCCGGAACTGATTACGGTTAAAGGCTTAAACATTTTACGCCGTGCCGATGTGGTCATGTATACCGACTCTCTGGTGAGTGAGCGCTTGATAGCCGAGGCCAAACCGGAAGCGGAAGTGATTAAAAGCGCTGGTCTAACCTTGGAAGAGATGATGGCTATGATGATTGACGCTGTACGGCAGGGGAAAGTCGTGGCCCGCATCCACACCGGGGATCCTGCCGTGTTCGGAGCGGTCATGGAGCAGATCATCCGCTTGAAACAGAACGGCATTCCCTATGAAATCATTCCCGGAGTCAGCTCGGTATTTGCGGCAGCCGCAGCGTTAGGGGCAGAGCTGACCATCCCTGAACTGACCCAAACGGTCATTTTGACCCGGACAGAAGGCCGGACGCCCATGCCCGAGCGGGAGAAATTAAAGGATTTGGCCCGTCATCACTGCACCCTGGCGCTCTTTCTCAGTGCCACATTAGCAAAAAAGGTGGTTCAAGAGTTAAAGGAGGCGGGCTGGCGTGATGAGACACCGGTCGCTGTGGTGTACAAAGCCAGCTGGCCCGACCAAAAAGTGATACGCACCAACTTGCGAGATTTGCCGGAAGCAATGCGCCGGGCCGGGGTTCGTTCTCAGGCCATGATTTTAGCAGGCTGGGCTTTAGAGCCTGATCACGAGAGACTGGCCGCTTACCGGTCCAAGCTGTACGATCCCGCCTTTACACACGGATACCGTCAGGGGGTGAAACAGTGA
- a CDS encoding precorrin-8X methylmutase, protein MEFSSGFKPVTIQPQEIESKSFEIIREEFGDHDYSEAEFAVVQRIVHASADFELGKSLVFHPQAVEAGVRAIRQGRPVVADVQMVQVGINKPRLEKYGSSVHVYISDPDVAEEAKRHNVTRAIMAMRKAVKEAEGGIFAIGNAPTALLELIRLVKAGEAKPGLIVGLPVGFVSAAESKAELAKLDIPYITNIGRKGGSTVTVAAVNALSLLAGQVVE, encoded by the coding sequence GTGGAATTTTCAAGCGGCTTTAAACCGGTCACCATACAACCACAGGAAATTGAAAGTAAAAGTTTTGAGATCATCAGGGAAGAGTTTGGGGACCATGACTATTCAGAAGCCGAATTCGCCGTTGTACAGCGCATTGTCCATGCCTCAGCCGATTTTGAGCTGGGCAAAAGCCTCGTCTTTCATCCTCAGGCAGTGGAAGCCGGGGTGCGCGCCATCCGCCAGGGCCGGCCGGTGGTGGCCGATGTGCAGATGGTTCAAGTGGGGATTAATAAGCCCCGTTTGGAGAAATACGGCAGCAGCGTCCATGTCTATATTTCCGATCCCGATGTGGCTGAAGAAGCCAAACGGCATAATGTCACCCGGGCCATCATGGCCATGCGCAAAGCGGTGAAAGAAGCAGAAGGCGGCATCTTTGCCATCGGCAATGCGCCCACGGCGCTGTTGGAATTAATACGGCTGGTTAAGGCGGGAGAAGCCAAACCGGGACTCATTGTTGGCCTGCCTGTCGGGTTTGTGTCTGCAGCGGAGTCTAAAGCCGAGCTGGCCAAACTGGACATTCCCTACATCACCAATATTGGCCGCAAGGGTGGCAGCACGGTCACAGTGGCCGCTGTGAATGCCCTGTCCCTCTTGGCCGGACAGGTGGTTGAGTAA
- a CDS encoding sirohydrochlorin chelatase, whose amino-acid sequence MNRLEESRKAVLFVGHGSKDPEGNREAAVFVDMLKPRLGEYFVHLCYLEFASPTITEGIEQCVADGAQEIAVIPIILLPAGHSKLHIPHELDEARRKYPEVTFHYGRPLGQHPHTVDILLSRLEESGFGLTEEEDSKTDQETAVLVVGRGSSDPDANSELYKLARLLWEKVNVKWVETAFMGVTEPLVEEGLERCVQLGAKRIVVLPYFLFTGVLIKRMVRLVERFSAQHPDCQIRMVPYFGYHEQLQSIVLDRVQEAFAGQARMNCDHCQYRLYALEHMGHHHHHHHHHEQG is encoded by the coding sequence ATGAACCGGTTGGAAGAAAGTCGCAAAGCGGTCCTGTTTGTGGGGCATGGCAGCAAAGATCCTGAAGGCAACCGGGAAGCGGCCGTGTTTGTGGACATGCTTAAGCCCCGTTTAGGGGAATATTTTGTTCACCTCTGTTATCTGGAGTTTGCCTCCCCTACCATTACGGAGGGCATTGAGCAATGTGTGGCGGACGGCGCGCAAGAAATTGCCGTAATCCCCATCATTTTGCTGCCTGCCGGTCATTCTAAGCTGCATATTCCCCATGAACTGGATGAAGCCCGCCGCAAATATCCTGAGGTCACCTTTCACTATGGGCGGCCGCTGGGCCAGCATCCGCACACGGTGGATATTTTGCTGTCCAGATTGGAGGAAAGTGGGTTCGGGTTAACAGAAGAGGAAGACAGCAAAACGGATCAAGAAACCGCGGTCCTTGTGGTGGGCCGGGGAAGTTCCGATCCAGATGCCAACAGTGAACTGTACAAGCTGGCCCGTCTGCTGTGGGAAAAGGTGAATGTGAAATGGGTAGAGACCGCGTTTATGGGCGTGACTGAGCCCTTGGTGGAGGAGGGCCTTGAGCGCTGCGTGCAGCTTGGCGCCAAACGGATAGTAGTGCTTCCCTATTTTCTCTTTACTGGTGTGCTCATCAAGCGCATGGTCCGGCTGGTTGAGCGTTTCAGCGCACAGCATCCTGATTGCCAGATTCGTATGGTCCCCTATTTTGGTTATCATGAGCAGTTACAGTCCATTGTACTGGACCGGGTTCAGGAAGCATTTGCAGGTCAGGCGCGGATGAACTGTGATCATTGTCAGTATCGTCTCTATGCCCTGGAACATATGGGTCATCATCATCACCACCATCATCATCACGAACAAGGTTGA
- a CDS encoding cobyrinate a,c-diamide synthase → MTEKRIVIAGTGSGVGKTTLTLGLMAALRKKGYTVQGFKCGPDYIDPTYHTAVTGRPSRNLDSWMFNEAVVKAILNRGSEGADISIIEGVMGFYDGKSPLNNRGSTAEISLITESPVLLVVNCHSMARSAAAIVKGFQALEPAVNIAGVVANKVGSIGHFRLVKKAIEQECGIPVTGYLERNSDLHIPERHLGLVPAIERGELDAFFDQLAGWVSRTVDLEQVLALADAEPLIGADASLFQPKRKAQVQIAVARDAAFNFYYPENLELLEAYGAKLAFFSPLAGEPVPAGSAGLYIGGGFPEEFAAELAGQTQAKASVKEAIERGIPALAECGGFMYLTEAIETTEGEVHDMVGIIPGKVKMQDKLAALGYREVKGEEGNYLLPAGATAKGHEFHYSVYEPQGDFPAAYRTSGLRGTKAEGVQYKGLIAGYTHLHFASAPDLVERWIQACLEWQNHG, encoded by the coding sequence GTGACAGAAAAGAGAATCGTCATTGCCGGAACAGGCAGCGGGGTGGGCAAAACCACTTTGACCCTGGGCTTGATGGCGGCGTTGAGAAAAAAAGGATATACCGTCCAAGGGTTTAAGTGTGGCCCGGACTATATTGACCCCACCTACCACACCGCTGTGACGGGACGTCCCTCCCGCAACCTGGACAGCTGGATGTTTAACGAAGCGGTCGTCAAGGCCATTCTGAACAGGGGAAGTGAAGGAGCCGACATCTCTATTATTGAAGGTGTCATGGGCTTTTATGATGGCAAAAGCCCGTTGAATAACCGGGGCAGTACGGCGGAGATCAGTTTGATTACGGAAAGTCCGGTGCTTTTGGTGGTCAATTGTCACAGTATGGCCCGCAGCGCGGCAGCCATTGTAAAAGGTTTTCAGGCTTTGGAACCTGCGGTCAACATTGCGGGAGTTGTGGCTAACAAAGTGGGAAGTATTGGCCATTTCCGTCTGGTGAAAAAAGCCATTGAGCAAGAATGTGGCATTCCGGTGACCGGCTATCTGGAGCGGAACAGTGACTTGCACATTCCGGAAAGGCACTTAGGCTTAGTGCCGGCCATTGAGCGGGGCGAGCTGGACGCCTTTTTTGACCAGCTGGCCGGGTGGGTGTCCCGGACTGTTGATCTGGAGCAGGTGCTGGCCTTGGCTGATGCTGAACCCCTGATTGGTGCAGATGCAAGCTTGTTTCAACCGAAGCGAAAGGCGCAGGTTCAAATCGCTGTAGCCCGGGATGCGGCGTTTAACTTCTATTATCCCGAAAATCTGGAATTGCTGGAGGCTTATGGAGCAAAGCTGGCCTTTTTCTCTCCCTTGGCGGGAGAGCCGGTACCCGCTGGCAGTGCCGGTTTATATATCGGAGGAGGGTTTCCGGAAGAGTTTGCCGCGGAGCTGGCCGGGCAAACACAGGCCAAAGCATCCGTTAAGGAGGCGATTGAAAGGGGCATTCCCGCCCTGGCCGAATGCGGCGGGTTTATGTACTTGACGGAGGCCATTGAAACCACCGAGGGGGAAGTCCATGACATGGTGGGCATCATCCCGGGCAAGGTGAAAATGCAGGACAAGCTGGCTGCTTTAGGATACAGGGAGGTTAAGGGAGAGGAAGGCAATTACCTGCTTCCAGCTGGCGCCACAGCCAAGGGGCACGAGTTTCATTACTCCGTTTATGAACCGCAAGGAGACTTTCCGGCGGCTTATCGCACATCCGGATTGAGGGGGACGAAGGCAGAAGGGGTTCAGTACAAGGGGCTGATTGCCGGGTATACCCATCTGCACTTTGCTTCAGCTCCAGATTTGGTGGAGCGCTGGATCCAGGCTTGTCTGGAGTGGCAAAACCATGGCTAG